The Triticum aestivum cultivar Chinese Spring chromosome 7B, IWGSC CS RefSeq v2.1, whole genome shotgun sequence genome window below encodes:
- the LOC123157397 gene encoding putative F-box protein At1g46984 — protein MPPGGGGCDHGYGDPATSHGDRDEEDPSRSSHPPPLPLLPGLAVIPLASEKEEKKKLKHVRQEEEVPAATFPEDALMEILSRVPCRSVCRFKCVSKEWLPLCSYSHTRKKSPQAMSGFFYKDHGLRFHNLSGKGPPMVDPDLSFLRGSYKHFSVTQCRTSLLLCKCWKVPYPKQLGWNSLPKGKTEQFFEWPEAEEFDYVVCNPATQQWTLLPPIELPDHLPLFRPGKYFLGFDAAIPSRFVVFVPLNSSQIYGLSADMVYSSDTGGWTFTRRNDFSTYPISYLESTFLNNTMHFPTRYSVIVTVDMERKYWRKIKMPRGMTNEYGDVSIGKSQGRLFAWHIKDQGDYQLSIWVLENYDSGEWTLKCTVSCSKLFGRDCRKYYESYSMFAIHPECNLIFLTDNKEKTLSYDMDNQEVHIICATGDFLEGLPYTPSFVEWTSDGH, from the exons ATGCCGCCAGGAGGAGGCGGATGCGACCACGGCTACGGCGATCCGGCAACCTCCCACGGAGATCGGGACGAGGAGGATCCATCCCGTTCTTCGCATCCGCCGCCGTTGCCGTTGCTGCCTGGCCTCGCCGTCATCCCCCTGGCATCTGAG aaggaggagaagaagaaactgAAGCATGTGcggcaggaggaggaggtcccAGCGGCGACCTTTCCTGAGGACGCTCTCATGGAGATCCTGTCACGGGTGCCCTGCAGATCGGTGTGCCGCTTCAAGTGTGTATCCAAAGAGTGGCTCCCCCTCTGCTCCTACTCCCACACCCGCAAGAAGTCGCCGCAGGCCATGTCCGGCTTCTTCTACAAAGACCATGGTTTGCGTTTCCACAATTTGTCCGGAAAAGGTCCTCCCATGGTCGATCCCGACCTCTCTTTCTTACGCGGCAGCTATAAACATTTCAGTGTCACACAATGCAGAACCAGCCTTCTCCTTTGCAAATGCTGGAAAGTTCCCTATCCTAAGCAACTCGGTTGGAATTCTCTTCCGAAAGGAAAAACCGAGCAATTTTTTGAATGGCCCGAGGCCGAGGAATTCGATTACGTTGTCTGCAATCCTGCCACTCAGCAGTGGACTTTGTTGCCTCCTATAGAATTGCCTGATCACCTTCCGCTTTTCCGCCCAGGCAAATACTTTTTAGGTTTTGACGCGGCCATTCCTTCCCGCTTCGTCGTGTTTGTGCCCCTGAACTCATCTCAGATATATGGCCTGTCCGCAGACATGGTCTACTCATCAGATACTGGAGGATGGACTTTCACACGGCGCAATGATTTCAGTACATATCCAATTAGTTATCTAGAAAGCACCTTCCTGAATAACACTATGCATTTCCCTACTCGTTATTCGGTAATAGTCACAGTGGATATGGaaaggaaatattggaggaaaattaaAATGCCACGTGGCATGACAAATGAATATGGTGATGTTTCCATCGGGAAGTCCCAGGGACGCTTGTTTGCTTGGCATATAAAGGATCAAGGTGATTACCAACTGTCTATTTGGGTTCTTGAAAATTATGACAGCGGAGAGTGGACCCTAAAGTGTACTGTTAGCTGTTCCAAACTGTTTGGAAGGGATTGTCGCAAATATTACGAGTCCTACTCGATGTTTGCAATTCATCCAGAATGTAATTTGATTTTTCTTACTGACAATAAGGAGAAGACATTGTCATATGATATGGATAATCAGGAAGTGCATATTATCTGTGCTACTGGAGATTTCTTGGAAGGCCTACCTTACACTCCCTCTTTTGTGGAATGGACATCAGATGGTCACTAA